In the genome of Zonotrichia albicollis isolate bZonAlb1 chromosome 7, bZonAlb1.hap1, whole genome shotgun sequence, the window agaaCAGGGGCATTGGCCCAACCAGCTCCAGTTTTGCCCCATTTTGGCCTCCCAAGGCACTGCTCCCAGCccgggctgtccctgtgctccagctgcagctgcagagccctcagggctgtggctttgctttcctcctcttcctcctccccctgtGGCTTCTGTGTCAGGACCAGAAGTGgcccaggaagagcaggaactCCAAAAGTGCTCTGGAGCCCCCTGAGGAGCCCAGGCAGAGTCAGCACCGAGTACCAGCTTTCCTCAACATCCCAGGGCAATTCAACATTTCCAGAGTGGCTGTGACAGGgctgaaagaggaaaagggagagaaagtcTGAGGACTTGCAGGAATTGTGGTTTAAAaccaccagagctgctgctgtggaccCGAAACTTGCCTGGGGTCAGGCACTGCCTTCCTTCCATTTGGGATCATGGAGAGCAGTGGCTAGTATTCTGCAGGGCATATGCCTGGCCCTGGGACACTGCTACGCTgccagtgggcactgggatccaacctgctgccttgCCAGCTTCTGCCCGCTGCCGGTGGTGGTGCCAGGAGCGATTGGTGCCcgtgagtttgcaaaaggaatgatttcccctcctgcctcccgccCGAGGCGCCATGgcccctgaggggatggagctggaccggggcgccccctgctggccgggaGTGCTCCCTccagcgccccctgctggccgcggttataactgccacaaaaaccaacagcGCTGATGAGGAGGGAAAGTTCtgggtttgtgttgtttgttctgttctggtttATAAATTTCCCAGTAAAGAACTggtatttcttttcctgcactttTGCCTGAAAgccaaataatttttcaaatttaaaaattttagacCTGGGTCTCCTTTCCATTCCAAGAACGCTCCCACTTTCCTTggcaaatatttctcatttaaatgagttgcCAACTCCTGGGTTCCAGCATGGATGGGACAGACACCCCAAGAACAGACATGGTCAGGGACTTGGCTGCCTCATACTCTGGCTTTTAAGCAGTTAGGCCACCAAGtgccctctccccagctggcacttctggtcacccggccactcaggagctggctttggcagagcgtcacactgtccccagtgtgccacGGCTGACACAACGATGGACAGATGGAGCCCTATCTCACCAAAAGCAAGGCCTGACCCATCCCTGCAACACACAACTGTCCCAAAATGCCTCCAGACATGaatcttttcctctctctgacaCCTCACCCTGCGCCATGGCCTGATCCCGACTGCCCTggaaaagggagaggctctggaACCCCCAAACGGCCTTTGTGAGAGCATCGTGTGGGGAAAACATCAGAGGAGGGGtaagggacaggggacaagagAATCAAGAGCCTCCTGATGGCATCTCTGGCCATCAGAGCAAAGAAAgtccagggccctgccagctccGCTGGTGGAGGAAACGTGCTTGGGGAAGTGTTCAGGGTTTGTTCCTTTTCAGTTGGCTTTGCCTGGAAATCGTTCTTTGTGTGACCATTTGGACGCTGAACCTTGTTCCGGtttgtgttggttttattttctctcattaCTGTtgcaggaaattgttcttctcttAGCCTTTTGGCACCTTTGTGCCCCCACTGGGATGGAGAGGGACAGTTTTTAGTGGCAGCACACTCACGAGTGGGTGTCGATGGGTggggacccccagtgccccccagtttcccccagtgtcacagcacattcccaTAGATGTCACCGGGTTCCTGTGGTCGCCCCtggggtccccgcagctccgTGTAGGTCACCTGGGAATCCTGgagggtggtggcacagggggaccaTGCGAGAGACACATGCTGTGGGATCTGGGTGAGGTGACACTTGTGGGTGACGTGTCCCTCTGCGAGTGTCCCTCCCCGtactcaccccctgccctctTGGTGACCACGACATGGGTGTACagcacctccccctcctctggggGGGCCGGGGGATCCAGGGGGGCCCTGAGGGAATAAAACGGATGTGGGAGAGGGGATGGGAGGGCTTGGGGGTTGCGGTAAAAGGGGAGAGCGTGGTTTGAGCCCcccactcacctttcctgctgcttcctggcagctgcaaacGAAAGAGGGATGGGGTGACTGCGGGGTCCCAGAGCCCTGAACCCGCTCAGGATTCCTGAGCCCCCACAGGACCCTCAATTTCTCTCAGGACCCCTAAGTATCCCTGAAGGCCCCCAGAATCCATGAACCTCCCCAGTGTCCCTTACCAACTCAGCCTCAAGAACtcaaagcccagcaggacagaaacCCTCCCCCGacatccccagagctcctgaaAGAACACCCAACATCCCTCCAGGActctccagcacctccccaaaTCCGACAGGACCCCCAGACAAGGTCACActtctggggctgtgggtgctgccctaTTGCTCCCCAGGTCTGGGGGCCTCTACAGctccctgggacccctgtgcccccagtTGTCACCCACCCACACTGTGCCATCGGtgccaggccacaatgacacccatgagcaggagcaggaacaaaagggCTCCACCGATCCCTGtggccactgcaagaaacagagggggacacatcaGGGTTGCCCATCACCCCAGGGGTCCTGCACTCCCTTGCAAACCTGAGGGACCCCACCTGTTTCCCTGTGTGTCCATTTATCTTgtggtgtcacctccaggaCACCGGGGGTGATGGTGACATTGTCCacagacactgcagggacagagacagggctgaGGCCACAGGCACGGGATGGCAGTCGGTGAGGGGGcatggggatgggcagggatgggtgtggTGGGGGATGTTTAGGATGGTGTCACGCCACAGAAGGGTGAGGGGACATGTAGAGTGATGGAAGGACCCAAGAAATGTGTCTGGGGGACGtggaggtgcccagggcaggggtccCTAGCAGGATGTGGGagttccctgtgcccatccccacaCTCACTGCGCACCGTGACACGGAGCCGGGCGCTGCTCTTCCGCACCGCCCCCACTTGGAgcgcacctggcagctgtaattacctgagtgggagacccccacggcgggcaccagcagctgtggggacccctgtgggccccccaccacctgcccatcccagtagaacacgtgcaggaggggggctcggggccacagggggctgggggtgctgaggcagctgagagtcaggaggGACCCCATGGTGGGTTCAGGAGTCCCTCCAGCAGTGGCACCAGGTAGAGCTCAGGGTAGGAGAGGGGAGGTGAGGACTGTGACTCTGAGCCTGCTTGGAAGGGTCATTGGGGGTGTCAGGAGACTGGAGTTCCAGCCATGGGGgtgctcaccatgcactgtcactgtcactgctgctgaccGTGACTGCCAGGACCCCACCGAGCCCCCGCAGCTGTAGTGGCCACTGTGGTGCAACTGCAGGGGGAACAGGGACAGCTCGGTCCCATTGATGAACCCCCTCACTTCCTTCTCGTCCTGGTAAAATCGCACGCTGGTGACTGTGTTCCAGTGGCCGCACCGACAACGCAGTGTCATcgtgtccccctccagcagcacccatgctggcacctgcagcaccagattTTCTGTGGGACAGGAGCGTCCCCTCTCATCAAGGGGCTCAAGACAGGTCCAAAGTAGTCCCTGTGACCCTGAGAACATCGGGGTGcactgggatgtccctgtgtgcagggcacaggctctTGCCACACAAGGGTTGTGATGCCACCTAAGGAGTGGAGTCCACTCTGACTTGTCAGGGGCCACCCTGATCATTTACATCCCCACTCACCATCTGAGACCATTACGGGGGGGCTGAGCCCAGTACCGGGTCTGTGACACGTGTAGGTGCCTCTCTCGGTGACAGTGAAGTTATCAGATCCCTCCTGccaccagagctgcccatccttgtaccaggtgATGGCACCGGTGGTCcccaagccctggcaggtcagtgtcacccggtcccacagcaccgccgACCTCCAGGGAGgatccaccaggagctgggtggtctgggcacctgggGGTGACAGAGGagaccagcctgccagggccagtgtagggctggggacagcagagttgggccatggcatcccccgaggactcaccagcgaggccgagggtctgggctggaagggagaagggagaagggtgggtgggggtgggtgggtggggtGGCCCTGCAGGGGTAGCAGCACCTGGAGTACAGGGTGTGGGGGATGTCCCAAAAttgtccccatggggacagcagttcTTGTTAGAAAATGTGTCTGGGTGGCCACAAAAGAATTGGATGGTTAGGGgacatgtctgtgtcacagccacccaTGCACCAtatccctgtggcacagacaccttgggaacagggacaccaAGGCCACTTGGGGCTGAGGCAgtacatggggacactgtgaaCACCCTGGGTACAAGGGCACCAAggacacagcccatgctggcccagaggacccccaccagctcatgatcccatccccatgatcCCATCCCTATGGCCACATCCTCACCGTTGTTGTCCCCATCTGttcctgcatcccagttcccttgtccctatccccagagctccctgagcccaaaggtgccagtccccacatttctgtccccacatccccatccctgaattcctgccctcctctccctgtccccaacaCTACCCTATATGCCCAGTCCCACCAAGGTTCAGTGTGCGTAACATggactggctctgctggccttGAGGACATCAggggaccccacagcccccctgttatccctcccctccccatccccaggggtGTCaggcccctgcccagggcactcaccccacaggagcagcgccaccttcccggccatcctgatgtccccagccatgtgcactggctgtcactcgctgctgtggccaccgctcccctggctggtggctcttcggatgaaggggaaggaagcgaggtcacgtTTTGTCCTCATGCGTAGGTGGCCCTGcagtgggggcagggtggccacaagctgggcacaggctggggacaaggctgggTGGGACATAGTGGGACATGGGGTTCCCAGGAGTGGGGGgcctcagtttgtttggggacctgggTAAGGGTGtccagggaaatgggagatCCTAGGGATGAGGTCCGTGGGAATGGGGATGTacagggctggggggactcAGGGATGGGAGTCACAGGGGAACATGGGCTCCaaggatttggggtcatgggaTGGGGATTCTGGGGGAATGGGGGTTCCTGTGGGAACAGGGGTTCCTGAGAGTATCAAGGTTGTTGGGAAAGGAAGATTTCAGGGGATGGAATGAACAGGAGAGGGTTCCTTTGCAATGGGGGCCATGGGCTGTGGAGATCCTGGCGAATGTCAGTActgggatggggatcacagAGAGGAATATAAGGAATGGAGGTCCCATGATTTGATTTCCAGGGGAATGGAGGTCCCAGGGATGGACAGTGGCTGCTCAGGCCCAGGGGTCTCAGCTCCCTTCCTaggtgcctcagattttggggtgacccagggcCCAACTGGGTTGCTCATTTCCTGGGCATGGGGGTCCTTGGTagctctgcctctgtggccTCCCTTGCCCTTCACTTTTTCAtctctttatttctctattttcccttcttttcctcccttttgtgCCATGTCCCCTCATCCCCAGTTCGTGACTCGCAATCCTGGAGAGCACCTGAGCAAGGAAAGAGTTGGGGGGAGCGAGGGGAGTGGggggtgcagggaagggtggggagCCTGTGGGGGATGGAGGCGTTGGGCTGCTCCCCCTCAAcactttcactttcttttccctGGACAAAGAAGGAAGAGTCCATTTGTGCTGAGAGTCAGGTGGCAAAGGGGCGGTTCGGTCCTGGGGGGCCACATCCAGGGGGGTTCTGTCCTGGGGGTGACCGGTCCCAGGGGGTGACACATCCTGGCATGGAGGGTCCTGTCCTGGGGAGTGGTGGTTCCAGAAAtgtccctgcacattcctggcctggtgcctgtcccaggggtgacatcctggggacccctgtCAGTGCgagggtggggcccagccatggcccagccccactgcacagggatggccattgcccggccctgctctgcccagccccagggggcagccagcacctgagggtccctccctgcccccttggttttgattctggcacctttagagctgctgcagaggtgagaattctgtgggtggaaaaaggcctgcctgtggtttgctcagctctgcaagaagCAGAAACCCCAAAGagagcccaagcagtggctctgtgagggcctttgatggttttcatAGCAGGGCTTGCTGGAAACGCCCCCTGCAAGGGCAGCTGTGAGGGAACCTgtctggaaatgcagcaatttattattttgtgccTTTGCCCAAGGGTCtgagaaaaccaaaaaactacTGCAAGTCCCACAACAATCTGCTCAACAACCTGACCTGGACCCTCCTTCTTGAACAAAACCTGCAGCCCTttggaacctcatggaaagaATGTTTGTGATCTGGATGTGCACAGCAGAAGAGAGGGGAAAGTGTGAAAATattgagcaggggctgcacacgAGGGGCTAGGGAACAGGGGTctcacagcaggagcagggagtgtCCATGCAGGGGAATTCAGGGCAGGCTGGAGTGGATTTACCAGGGAATCACACCCTGAGGCACACATAGGCATTTCCACAGATTCCTGTGCACTGTCCCAAGGATAGACAGAGCTTCTCCCCTTCTTCAATGGGAAGTCAATAAGGTTTCAGGGTGGAAATGAGAAACACAGGGAGAGTTCCTAAATATGGGTCAAGAAAAGGTTTCCTTATGGGCTGGGTTGctgcccagcaggcagggaataatcccatggagctgttggaCACTCAGAGAGATaaagctgctgtgggatgcagcaAGGGGCTCCTAAAGAGAACCAAAACTTCTCATTTCATTGtgatttgtttgtgtttttgttgtaagggattttttgggaaagcAATGGATTCTATAAACCAGGCCATTATATAACTTGTCAGATTGATTTTTGATGAGTTTGTTCCTTCTTGGGAAAATAATGCTTTTGCTTTTATTCTATAGATGTATAATTTTGTCTCAAGCAATTTGGCATCAGGTGTTGCCTGGGATGGAAGAGCAAATGGGGGGACCTGACCCAGGGGTGTgtggagcagggacacagaaactcccaggacagccctggggtgccccagggtgggggctgtgctgggccttggatcaccccaaaatctgaggcactcCAGGCAGGAGCTTTGGCCCACCCAGCCACTGCCtatccctggcacccccattcccctgggaacccaaCATTGTCCACCAAGAGAGCAGGGGGTGAGTACGGGAAGGACACACGCAGGGGGACACGTCACACATGAGTTTTACcccacccagatcccacagccTGTGTCTCTCGCAGTGTCCctcctgtggtggtttgaccaggaagaagtgggaattatgggaagctgtggtcaaaccaatgaaggttttgagtttgagactggcacctggtgtagccagtggggtttggac includes:
- the LOC141729481 gene encoding uncharacterized protein LOC141729481 isoform X1, with protein sequence MIRVAPDKSEWTPLLRWHHNPCVARACALHTGTSQCTPMFSGSQGLLWTCLEPLDERGRSCPTENLVLQVPAWVLLEGDTMTLRCRCGHWNTVTSVRFYQDEKEVRGFINGTELSLFPLQLHHSGHYSCGGSVGSWQSRSAAVTVTVHVSVDNVTITPGVLEVTPQDKWTHRETVATGIGGALLFLLLLMGVIVAWHRWHSVAARKQQERAPLDPPAPPEEGEVLYTHVVVTKRAGGEYGEGHSQRDTSPTSVTSPRSHSMCLSHGPPVPPPSRIPR
- the LOC141729481 gene encoding uncharacterized protein LOC141729481 isoform X2 — protein: MVSDENLVLQVPAWVLLEGDTMTLRCRCGHWNTVTSVRFYQDEKEVRGFINGTELSLFPLQLHHSGHYSCGGSVGSWQSRSAAVTVTVHVSVDNVTITPGVLEVTPQDKWTHRETVATGIGGALLFLLLLMGVIVAWHRWHSVAARKQQERAPLDPPAPPEEGEVLYTHVVVTKRAGGEYGEGHSQRDTSPTSVTSPRSHSMCLSHGPPVPPPSRIPR